The Pongo abelii isolate AG06213 chromosome 3, NHGRI_mPonAbe1-v2.0_pri, whole genome shotgun sequence DNA window gggaggtaattagggttagtTGGGATCTTCATGTTGGGAGTTAGTGCCTTTAtgagagacaccagagagcttgctctcTCTCCTTGCTCACACAAAGAAGTCATGTGAGCACAGAGTAAGAAGGTGGCAGTCTGCAACCCAAGAGGAGAGCCTTCATCAGAAACCAACCATGCCAATGCccagatcttggacttctagcctccagaactgtgagaaataaatttctgttgtttaaaccaccctgTCTATGATACTGCAATATGGAAGTCCAAGCAGACAAATACAGTAATATATTTGTTACTTAGTGTGTCCCCAGACTCTGGGTTACTCCAGGCTTCACAAGTTAATTCTAGGCCAAGAAAATAGGACAACTGAAACAGTAAATATGGCCATAGAAAGGGCTACTTTGTTTGTAAagtgcattttattgtattgcTTTGCATAAGGAttgattcagaaaaaataaaggattCTAAGTCACTTTTTTCCCTCGTTCAAAATGAAAACCtctctgttttcctttatttattttttgagacaaggtgtctatcacccatgctgcagtacagtggcatgattttagctcactgcagccttgagctcctggtctcaagtgttTCTCCCGCCTtaccctcttgagtagctgtgactaccagctcttgccaccatgctcagctaatttttatttttaaattttgtgtagaggtggagtcttgctctgttggccaagttggtcttagACTCCTGGcattgagcaatcctcctgccttggcctgaaAATAGTTTCTGGGCTCCATATTTCTAGAAATGCTGGTTTCCCTATTTTATTGCATAGAAGAATGCCAATGAGAAAACTGTTACTGATGTTTAGTGACCACATGTTACCATTTGGGCAAATTTGGAAGTGGTAACATGGAAGTACAATGTAGTCATTCCTTATAGTTGTGGAACACTTtactaaatacatttatatttttatatgcaaaatTTTCTTTCAGTCTCATTCTATGGAGTAAACTCAGATTTAGAGAAATATATGTCTATCACAAGGTAGCACAAAATTAGAGTTTGATTTGACTTATTCCACTGAATGAAACTTTTTCTGAGAATGTATTATATGCACACTATGGTCCCCACCCTAGGTCTTTCTGTGCTGTGGTGGTAGGATTTTCTCTTAGCTTCTTGACAGACTCAAGCCATACTGTACTTATTTAGCTCAGGCTAGATCTAAGGATCTAGCCTACCACTGGACTCTGAAACCACAGCCAGATGTGTAGTGCTGCCTCTCCTAAGGTGCAAACCTCTCTCTGCCAGTCCCTACCAAACTGGAGCCCCTACTGGACCAGCAATTGAAAAGGGTGTCTCTTAACAGCTGAGGTATTTGCTTGGAAAGCTCTCCTTCAaccctctctttcctcttttccccaTTCTTTATTTGCTTGGAAAGCTCTCCTTCAaccctctctttcctcttttccccaTTCTGGTTAATCTGCTTTGTATACAGTGAAAAGGTTTGAGATTTGATCTCAGGTCCAAATGGGAAGCCAGGCAGGCCACATGAAACTCATAGGCCTTAATTTACTCATTGTCCTACTTTATCCTGAACCAAACCTTTCACTAGTAGTTAAGTGGCCACTGGAAGTGAAATGATGTCCCAAATTCAACATAAGACTTGCTCTTGATGAAGTAGAAGGAAGCAAAAACATTGTTGAAACAGTAGGGATTTGCAAGGcaagaataatgaaaataatgctACATTAAATTGAAAAACAGGCAAACTAAAGTTGTGTTTTGAAAAGACAAGCAATATTTAGTTCTAGCTTTGTAATGATTGTGTACGTAGAAGATAAATCAGGAGCAAGATATGCAGCAGTGATTGTCATCTGAGGAAaagttaatttctaaaatttttattcaaaaaattgCTTATATGTCTTCTAAACTACAAAAGAGTGCACAGTAACAACTCATCTTTGAATTTAAATCTGTGggcattttaaattcttatttataatagctttgtcttattttttaaaattaattttactttttttgagacagggtctcactcagtcaccaaggctggaatgcggtAGCACAATCactgcttgctgcagcctcaacttcctgggctcaagcaatcgtcccacctcagtctcccaagtagctgggacaacaggcacgtgccactgcatctggctaattttcttattttctgtagacatggggtttccctatgttgcccaggctggtcttgaactcctgggctcaagtgattctcctgccttggcctcccaaagtgctggaattacagatgtgagccaccatgcccggccttgtctTATTATATTATCTTTAGATACATTATGCCTCAGAAATATttatggatcatggaatggatcatgtcatataggagaaaaaaaagagggtgCTTTCTGTACTTTGGAAATATtgaacttattttaaatattttcaaaagaactACACTGGAACCTCTGTGATTGGTATAGAATTACCAAATCTGATGGCGTCCCAGTATTTCACTAGTAATGGTGTTCTCAGAAGAGCTCTTATGAATAGTGCTACCAGCATGGATCCAGCATATTTTCTTTGCCCTCAGTCCCCTAAACtcaagggaagaaaataatacaattttcctTCATAGAGTATAGATAGGAAGCATTGTGGTACATAGAGGAATACAGGACTAGGTGACAGGGAACAGCTGCATTTTAGTTTTGGCTCTGAGATATTTTTAACCAAATCATTTCATCTTTCTAGGTTTTAATTTCCTCGTCtataaaaatggagataacaattCTTTTATCATTGAATATctggaatgattaaataaaacagatcacaaaaaaagaaaaaaattattgaggagcCAATATATGCCAAGTACTATAGTTAAAGGTGGAACTCCTAAGAGCTCCATCAGACCCATGATTGTAccaaattacaattttaaatcaAATCATTAATAAAATGCTTTCAAGTAATCCTTATTTCACTCTAAAagaaactttaattttaatacattttaaggcTTACAATTACCAACTCTCAAAAGCAGAATAAATCaacagttgaaaaataaaaatgcttcctATAGATATTTCCTTCCAAATGTGTCATCTGTTGGCAGACTAATGATTCATAGTAAAAATAATctgtatgttttacatttttataaaatatttttcaaaggggATACTAAATTGAGTGTAATAAGTTAAATAAGCAAACTAAAATTTAACAATGGAAAAGTCTCACAAATTATTGTTACAACATTCTACTATCTAAAGACTACTTTATAGATGGAAATCAATTAATtccatacaatattttaaaacattctataGATAAAACTTCCTCAAACAGAATTTTAATACAAAGTGTTACCCAtcaaatttgggggaaaaaaggatTACATACATCAAAATATGCTAAAAGGACATTTAGTTTTAcctgaaaataaaattcagtaaaatccaaaaaataattaaatattatagaTTAAAAGCTTGAgtgttaaaattagaaaaatatctgGGCATAACTATTAAACTATAAATATcacaataatttaataaatgtttcaatAATATACTTTTCTATtaaacacaaatatacatataaatatttaggaaGAATCCACAGCTTCTAGTTACAGATGACAAACCTGATAGGGTCACAGCTTTTCATTTGACCTGATATACAAATAACTTGAAAGTAGTAAGActcatatttttaatcattttggtATATAGTTAGGTCAGATTCTATTTTCAGCAGTTTTCCATAATTTATTAGAAAGGTCAGCTagttatgtgaaaaataatttaaaattactttatctttgatatttaaaaagtcTAGTTAGAATacatatggcatatatatatctttataaaaataaactattgctagatttttttctgagattaggtagataaattaaaatattctagaaCATAATctgaacttaaaaaaacaaaacagaaatcacCAATTCAATGTGCAAATATAGCAGAAGAGTTCCTTTTATGTTTGACATATTGACCATATGTGTCTAGTATAGccctttgaaatacattttttactcCCTAAAACCTTGTTAAATagaaattagtatttttttattcaATCATTATTTACTAGGGAGTTTTGCTATTCAAACCAAAGGTTTTTGCAATTAAACCAAGGATtactagtttttcattttttatgtttaagtGGTGTGGTATAACTCCTTTACATAccttatataataaaatgtatcagGAAAAGCTATTACTCTTTAGATGTACAATACATAGTTACTTAGGTGATAAAGAGTTAATAAAATTTTCAAGGTCTGCTAAAGAATTTTGAAGTCCATCGTTCATATCTTGACTTCTAAGAAATTTTTTCAGAGTATCTAAAGCAGTTATTGCCTCAGATTTTGATGGTAAAGGGAGTTCAGTTCCTGGAGATCCATCATCATCTTCTTCGTCAGAAGTGTAAAATCCAGTTTCATCCGATTTACTTTCTTTGGTGCATACGGAATCACCATTTGGTGCTGCTTCACATGTCTCCAAATCGTCATCCAGGGCAGCATATTCTTCTATAGATAAACCTTCAGGAAATTCTACTCCTGCCCCCAGAGCATCAGCAACCAAATCCAGACCAGTATCCTTCTCTGCATTTGTTATGTCACTTTCTCCCTTTTGAGATTTGAATCCTGCCTCTTCATAGCTTTTAACAATAGTCTCTGGGGTTACAGCCCTCCAGCAAAGATGCAATGTATCAACTGCGTCTAGTagtgaaaatgtaaattctttGCTACCTTCAACAGAgcttaaaaatttcttgataAGACAGTGTCGATATTTGATTTTAAGGCTTTTAATAATGCCTTGTTTCATAGCTATACATTTGGAAGATAAACATGATGGAAAGAATGCTAACTCAATGGATTTTAGGTTCTTTACCTCTGGATGTGCTGGAAAAGACTCAACAAAAATCACCACTCTTCGTTGCTGAGCTTGAAATTTCTCATCAAGCTTTCGCATCCATTGTTCAAATACATCGGAGGTCATCCATGCCATTCTGTTAGCTTCATAACACACAGGCAATGATTTTAAACCTTTGAAACAATGtggatttctcttttttccaatGAGAAGCAGAGGAAGTTTCTCTGAGCCATCCATGTTTGTGCCAACCACCAGAGTTATTCTGTCTTTGCATAACTTTCCAACTGAACATGTTTCGCCTTTAAATGCAAATGTATTGGTAGGTAACATTCGATAAAGCAGCCCAGtctcttttatattaaaaacatttttaggatGATAATCATTTAAATAATAAGGAAGTACATTTTGGTACCAGACAGTCGAAGGGTCTACTGGTACACCTGTAGCTTCCACAGGTTGAGCTCTGAATACTAAACCATACCTGGATTTAAAACGATCCAGCCAACCATTACTGCACTTAAAATCATTATGGCCCAGTTTCTGGGCAAAATCATTAGCTTTTAGACGTAACATCGGACCATTAACTGGTACATTTAGACACTGAGCAATTCGATACCACCTCATTAATGCCTCTTCCAGATCTGTGTAAAAAGCAGTTCTCAGTCTTTTTCTCTTTGGATCAAATCTTAGAGATTCAAAGGCTTCTAGAACTTTGTCTTTATTCTTCATAATAGAAGAcaatgaatttttctttattccataTTCAGCAGCAATCTCTGCTTTTTTCTtgccactttccactgcatttatGATGTCGATCTTTTCTTCAATGgataggcttttctttttcttcactgttACAGGCAGAGTTGAggcatccacagaagcttctgccATCTCAGCCAGTGCTTATGTAGAGATTACTCTTCTTACTTCCTGGTGACTGTTACTTTAATTACATTTGTTTTCCAGTATGATATAGATTGCTGCTTTCTAACCTACTTTATATACTAAAAGTTGGTAAGTGTCTAATAGTCTTATTTTGTAGGAACTTGATGACAAAATATGCTTTTTCAAAgatctgaagaagaaaaatattatatgcAACTAGAATATTTTAGAAGAGAAACTTCCTTCCTAGAACCTTGTATAGCTCAGTTTATAGCTTATTCAGAGTTGTAGAAGTCAAGCTAAAATAGAAATCTCATTATATAAAACCTGTCCAGTCCTGCTGATGTATTTTTGGAACTTCAATCCTTTAAGATGATCCATTTTATCCATGCACACATTCAACCACCTATTAATTCTCCATAGAAGGCCTCagagataagaagaaaaaacGTTCAAAAGTTTTCATGCAACTATTACCCATTAATTTTCAAGTTTGTTCATGGTAAAGAAGAAAATGGTAGAATCCTTCTAGAACTTGCCAGTATATCTTCTTCTGttgtttgaaaatgtaaaaaaaaaaaaaaaaaaaaaaaagcaattttagcGATATGTCagttgaatattaaaataatgctTATACCCAATTATTAtgttaataatgaaaataatagaagCATGGTTCTGAAAATACAATAAAGTTTCCAAGAGAAATgcttacctcccaaaggcctctcTGTAAAAGCTCTCTAGTTCTGTTCTACAGATTTGAATTCTCACTTGCCTTTGAATGCTTTATAATATATAGTTCTGAAATAAATCAGATaaatttaatctattttgaaaaTGTGGGCTTACCaaaattaaagaactaaaaatgatGCTGGATAGATGCTTGGTGGCTATTTTTCACATGAGGTCACAGACTGCACCCTCTAACTtctccaaaagaaaacatactcaGACAGTAGTCACAAGGTTCAACTTTTAATAGCACATGGGAGACAGTGTCTCTTTTATAGGAGTCTCACAGAAAATGCTTCCCTAAAAAATCAAGTgacaattctatttaaaaaaaaaatctaaatcccATTTGACCTAAAAGCTTAAAAACCcaatacctttttatttttattatttaaaatttttctcttctctttttttttttttaacccttatCCTGTTAGTAGGCTAAGAACTCagtaactttttaattaatttgacaCATTAGCTGAAGGTACAGAGGCCAGAAATACTGGACAAAAGGCATAGAAACAAACAATTAGGAGAGTATAATGCAGAAAAAGATGTAGACTAAGAATAGGAAGGATAGTGACCACAAGTCTTAACGTCTCAGGTCCTCTACTTtctatctgtaaaaaaaaaaaaaaaggtgccagGCAGTTCTGAATTGAGAAGTGACTCTGCTATTTAGTACTCATGTGATCCCAGGTCATTTACTTAACCATTTGAAgcttcagcttccttatctgtaaaatgggagtaactACAGTACATACTTCATTATTGTGCATTCAAAAAGATTCAATGAAAGAGCATAAAGCACGTAGCACAGTATTTAGTATTTTAAGAAAGTGCTCAACAAATAGGTGGTGATGATCTCATCATCATTATCTCTCTCATGTCTTTTGGCTGTGTGAATCTACAATTCGGGAAACTATAAAATCCTACTTGCAAACAGAAGCAAGAATCCCACCTTAAATCTATACTCAAAgtagggcttttctttttttttttcttttgagatggagtctcactctgtcacccaggctggaatacagtggcgcaatctcggctcactgcaacctctgcctcccgggttcatgtgattctcctgcctcagcctcccaactagctgggactacaggcacacgccaccatgtctagctaatttttatatttttagtagagatgggatttcaacatgttggccaggatggtctcaatctcttgacctcgtgatctgcccgcctcggctgcCTCCaccctccctaagtgctaggattataggcgtgagccactgtgcccggcctaaagtaGGGCTTTTCTTAAGCCATGAGAACAGTCACATGGCCCCAGATAGGCTCACCTCTACTTTCCCAAGTCAGCACCTCCCTTATCAGAATCTGTGGGGCAGCCAAGATAATAACAAGCTAATTTGATGAGCAGTGTTACTTCTGTGTGAGTGTGGGCACTCCATTCTTCTTGCTGGGCTTCCTGGTTTCCCAGGTGACACACAACTTTTTGCACAAAATCTTTTGACAAAACTTTTGCCAAAATTCTTCTGCCCTTGTTGTCCAACTCAAAGGAGGAATTTTTATCATAGGAATTACAACCAGTaaaggaattctttttttaaaaaaagtgtcatttcgaaaaaagtcttaaaaatgatAGCCCAgggttttagtttttaaatggttTTACTACCTGTACTCCAAATAACTAAGGAGGAAGGTAAAACTGGATTTCATTGGTCCCAGTTACAATGTGGTTAAGAGCAGTCCAGAATCCAGGCTTTTAAATGTCAAGTCAGCATTCTTTTCACTATATTACAGTATCTTTGAATCACACTGGTGGGGCCTCCTGTGACCATAGTTACTGATTCTATGCTCCCAGCACCAACCTAAGCCAGCATTTCCAatgccttaagaaaaaaaaaaaaaaaaaaaagcaacattagGCCTCCATGGAAGAATAGGCCATTATGAATTCTGTGAACACAAATAGCAACTCTATCTGTCAGGGAGGGCAGACCTAAGTAATAAGATTTGACCATACAACTAACGTTAAAAAAATCTTGCTTGTATATGGGATCTCTTCTTATATTTTCCTACAATTTTCCGTAAATAcgcaattatttcaaaataaaaataaaattcttgctCTTATTAGGAAGATACCAACCTTCAGAAATTGACATAGCAAAAACCAATTtttcaaagacaaaacaaaccaaatttactaggagaaagaaaatctcccaacttcttccttccttccttctttccttcctcttttccttccttcccgccttttttctttccttccttcccttccatcctccctctcccaatccctccctctcttcctccctcccttccttcctctctccctcctgccttaTCTCATTTATCAGAAATAAAATCTATCATGTCAAACAGCAAGGATTATAGAAaaagtaatttcattttcttcttttcccatcCTGGTTAAAGCGATATAATATATACTATCAGAGATTGCTCATTATCTTGAGAAAATTGAAAATGTGATAACTTTATTTAGGAAGATTAGGTTTTTCCCCTGAGTTAACATTAGTCAAAGCTACAATTTTCCATGATAAGATACAATACATCTTTATTCCTAAAAACAATCACATTTCTAATCCCAAACAGACAAATTAGACTTTTTCCCTAGAAAAGAATAAGGCATCAATACTACTTGATCAATGAAGCTGACATTCTCCAAACTCCAACAGTATAACATCTGGGATATTCTTTTGCAAGGAGTAATGGCAGCAGCTAATATTTCTCAGAATAGTCATCCTCTCAAGCTCATTTATCATTCTCCCTCTTGAAAATATTACAGCAGAGAAATGCTATTCTACATATTAGGGAATATTTTCTCTATGTCAACGGTTAAGCTAATCAGAAAATAAGAATATGCAAATCATCAAAAAAGACTCAccaaattaatttcaaataaagaaaacaatggtCAATCCTACTACtaataagaaaaacataaatcttcttttaaaaaaacatacatttttgtttttgcctatCAGAATGTCAGTATCTAGTATTTGCTGGGGTGAGGTAACAGGGTGTTAGGAGGCACATAAATTGTTACAATACGCTTATGGAGGGCAAATTTGCAATATGATATACAAACCTTAAAACTGTGTATAATGTTTTATCTAGCAAGTCTatgtcaaggattttttttttttttttaagacggagtcttgctttgtcacccaggctggagtgcagtggtgcaatctcagctaactgcaacctctgcctcctgggttcaagcaattctcctgcctcagcctcccaagtag harbors:
- the TIGD4 gene encoding tigger transposable element-derived protein 4; the encoded protein is MAEASVDASTLPVTVKKKKSLSIEEKIDIINAVESGKKKAEIAAEYGIKKNSLSSIMKNKDKVLEAFESLRFDPKRKRLRTAFYTDLEEALMRWYRIAQCLNVPVNGPMLRLKANDFAQKLGHNDFKCSNGWLDRFKSRYGLVFRAQPVEATGVPVDPSTVWYQNVLPYYLNDYHPKNVFNIKETGLLYRMLPTNTFAFKGETCSVGKLCKDRITLVVGTNMDGSEKLPLLLIGKKRNPHCFKGLKSLPVCYEANRMAWMTSDVFEQWMRKLDEKFQAQQRRVVIFVESFPAHPEVKNLKSIELAFFPSCLSSKCIAMKQGIIKSLKIKYRHCLIKKFLSSVEGSKEFTFSLLDAVDTLHLCWRAVTPETIVKSYEEAGFKSQKGESDITNAEKDTGLDLVADALGAGVEFPEGLSIEEYAALDDDLETCEAAPNGDSVCTKESKSDETGFYTSDEEDDDGSPGTELPLPSKSEAITALDTLKKFLRSQDMNDGLQNSLADLENFINSLSPK